tttaatgaaaatgaggGTTCTCAGGTTGctaaggtttgagaaccactgctctagggggCAGGCAGGTGGATGGGGCGGGGCATGGAGAcagaagccccgcccccactcaccaTCTCATGGCAGAACTTGCCCTTGATGGACATGGCTCCGTACTTGCTGTAACACGTCTCCCCGCTGTTCCCGGCCATCACCGCCATGTCGGTGCAGGTCACGCACAGCAAACCTGCAAGGGGGACATCCCGGGGACGGTCAGTGGAGGAGTCTTCCCCCAGCCACTGGCCTCACCTGCTCCAGGATTGGAAAACCCAGCCGAGATGGGTCTCTGCCCAGAGTTCAGAGCCTGGGACAGCCACTGAGGGCCTTGCTGCAGAGGtggagaagggaagtgacctgCCCCAGGGTCAGATCAAACCAGGAGTGCGGATTCCTggccaccctgctctaacccaccagatcCTACATCCAAGGCATCTGCGGAAGCTTGCAAATGTGCCAAGTCACCGCTGTGAGGAAGTTCACAGCCCCAGCAGCCCTGGTGCTGCTCACCCCCGCCCCACTCACCTCCTTCACTCACTGCCTGCACGGCGGCGTCCAGGAAGATGGCAGGGCTGCCGTATGGGTCCAGGTCAATGATGTCGAACGGATGCTTCTCTGCCTTCTGCTGATACATCAGCATCCTGCAGGCAGGATGGGGACAGACGGTGAGCGGGGCGAGGGATCCCgagtgcagagccagggaggCCTTCTGGGCCAGTTCACAGCTTAAGATATCTGATGTCTCTTATCCACCAAGCAGGACTGGCCaagcccccacccacccagcccctctcccagcccctgtgctggAGACCCCCCCAGAGGGCACAGTCTCCCTGGCttgttatttattaggtgtattctGATGGCATCAAAATGCCCAGTTGTGGCCCAAGGTCCCCTGACATTGCACAGAGACAGAAGccaaagacaatccctgccccaaacagcttccaACCCACCTCTGTGCCAACAGTTAGCGACCATGGTTGCTGGAGGTTGCATGGACCCACAAACCCGCCCACCGCATTGGACACAGGAGTTATCACCAGAGCTAACTTAGTCCCATTCTCCCCCCACAAAAATCCTCCAGGTACAAGGCCAATTCACCTTCCTGCTTCTGAGCCAGCTGGACTGGGAAGCTCAGGCCAACCTGGTGGGCAGCTGAGAACAGCCCGCTCAGTGCACATGCCGCCCATGGCCCATCCCCCCCGCTTTACCTGGCATCGGCCAAGCTTGACGTCACCAGGTGCCCGACTCCATTGAACTGGATGTTCCTCGCCATGAGCTCCACAGCTTTGGAGGAGAAATCGTTGGCCACTACGGCCTGGAGGCCAGGCACCTCCTTGGCAAAGCGGATGGAGCGGAGCCCCGAGGCGGCCAAAGCCTCCAAGATCCGAACTCCTTCctgcatggggtggggaagggaccaCATCTCAGCCGAAATCCACGTGCCCCTGGGTCAGCGATCAGTGGGAAAttgaacccaggacctctggATCCAACAGCACAAGCCCCAGGTCTGTTAGCCACGGCTGAAGCAGGCTCATCCACCTCTGCCCATGGCCCAGCCATCACGTGGGTTAGGTATCAGCGCATTGGAGGCTCCTGCCCAGACACTGATGCCAGGAACCCAGCAGTCAGCTCTGGATTGGGAAGTTTCTCCATCCGCCTGAATGCCAAACTCCAATTCCTGTGCAAGGTTAGTGAGACCCTGCGCACCCACCGAGCTGGAGAGGCCAGTGCAGACCTGCCCGGAGCTTCCTCGCACCAAGACAGGATTTGCAGTGCCGTGGGTGAAGGCAGCATAAATAGGGAGAGGGTTCGGCTCCTCCCTAAGAACTGGGGGGGATGGTCAAGGGACaatcttccctccccacaccctgcttCAAACCCAGAGGGTCTGGGAGGGCCACAGCTGGGGTGGAGCGATTTAGGGGAACCCACCCATCCTACCCAAAGAGAGATCGGCTAGTCTCTTTGGCCCGTGAGCTCTGAGGCAGGGACCGTTTCTCACTCCAGGCAGCGCCTGGCATGACGGGGCCCTGGCACTACGGGAAAGGTACTGCTAGGTTTATACGCACCTTGCACACTTCTCCCACTGCCGCCGCCTGCGCTGCCCCCTCCCCGTCGGGCGCTGGTTCCGACTCAGCCTCCTCCCCTTCAGAAAGATCCACAACCACCTTCTCGATCTTCTCCTCTCCTGGGACGGCAACTGCAAGAGACAGAGCGAGTGGTGGGGGCGGATGCGAGGGTGTCAGctatcccctcctgccccccttcccactccagcaCCGCAACTGATCTGGGTGCACAGAGAGGCCTTGCAGTTTGGGGTGGGAGGACATGGGATGCCCCTCTGTGCAGGGGGCCCTCCCAGGCTGAGGAGCTAACAGGAAGGCCTTGAACCATCCCTGTTCCCAGCCTCTGGCCACGCCCCTACCTGCCTGCTATGCCAAAGTCCCTGCATCCCAGCGTGTAAAAGCAGCCTAGCTTCAGCTTTGGGCTAAGGAGGAGCCCAAACTAGGGAGACCACAGAAGCAGCTTAAAATTCCCACCTGCAAGCAGTGCGGAAAGCAAATAACAGAATCAGAGCCGAGCCcctgtgtcataagcataagtcccaattctgaaccttagcgtccaaaatgtgggtgcccgcatgaaccctccaagcttaattaccagcttggatctgatagcgctgccaccagccagaaattccagtgtctgactcactctggtctccccaaaaccNNNNNNNNNNNNNNNNNNNNNNNNNNNNNNNNNNNNNNNNNNNNNNNNNNNNNNNNNNNNNNNNNNNNNNNNNNNNNNNNNNNNNNNNNNNNNNNNNNNNNNNNNNNNNNNNNNNNNNNNNNNNNNNNNNNNNNNNNNNNNNNNNNNNNNNNNNNNNNNNNNNNNNNNNNNNNNNNNNNNNNNNNNNNNNNNNNNNNNNNNNNNNNNNNNNNNNNNNNNNNNNNNNNNNNNNNNNNNNNNNNNNNNNNNNNNNNNNNNNNNNNNNNNNNNNNNNNNNNNNNNNNNNNNNNNNNNNNNNNNNNNNNNNNNNNNNNNNNNNaaaaagaaagctttatataaaaagaaagaaaaagacataaaaatggtctctgtatcaaggtgacaatatacaggatcattggcttaaaagaaaacaaaatgaataaacagccttattcaaaaagaaatacaattgaaaacattccagcaaactacacacatgtaaatacaaaaacaatagaaaaacctatattgtcttatacctgtgcttacaattgggaaacagaagattagaaagcctgaaggtagagagatcctctctcagagccgagagagcaacagagacacagacaaaggacacacacatacccaaaaattccctccctgagctttgaaaaatctgttttcctgattggtcctctggtcaggtgtttggttccctttgttaaccctttacaggtaaaagaaacactaatccttagctgtctgtttatgacaccctggcATTCCCTTGTCCTGACGCACTGGGCTGAAGGCGGGAGTCTCGGGGCGGGACAGCGGGCCAGAGGGTCACACTGATCCCGACTGGCTTTGAAAGCTCGGGTGCTAGTGAGGGTCGTACTAATTTAACCATCCTGCTCACTGCACTGGGGCGGGGGATGttcttgagagagagacagagacatttcCACTTACTCTGAATCCCCTTGGCCGAAAGCTGAAGGCGAATGAATTCTGTGATCACGGCGCACCTGAGGCagaaagtcagagagagagagacacacacacggGCCTTAGTGCCCATTAAGGCTCAGATCTAGGCCATGTCCCCTGGCGGACTCATGCTTCTGCACACTTTTTCCAAGCAATTCTATTGTCTTGTTAGCCCTGATTTGAAAAGTAACTGGATTTGGGGGGACCCTGATTGGAGACACGTTaaggccccccacccccaaaagcgAGTGCTTGGCACTAGAGAGGGATGTTCTAATAGGAAAGGAACGATGGTGTTCTGGAGCCCTAGGGTTCAATTCCGTGCTCTGACACAGACTGCCTGTATGAACCTGGGCCaatcacttagcctctgtgtctcggttttcccatctgtacaatgggataaTAGCCCTGCCCAGCCTCACCGGAGGGTTACAAAGTGCTCATCTATTACCGTGatgggggccagataagtacctaaAACAGACAGCCCCAGGCCCCCCTCTTAGTTGTACTTACGTCAGGTCTCGGTTAAACTCTTGCACGGGGTTGTAGAACACTTCGTTGGCACTGGGGAAGATGATCTTCGCTTTCCCCTCCGTGATCACAGTTTCCCCAGTTTTCACAGGgccagtgcagctcccagcatcCATCGCTAGATCAGATGTAGGCGGCCGCTCCTCATGCTGCTCTGGGTGGGAGCCATTGGCTTCCTGGGGGCATTCCCCCTCCATGTCCTTGGAAGGACAGAGCTTTTTGGCTGGCAGATCTTCAGGTGGCGGGAATCTCCGGCCCCTTCTGGCCAACTGATTTGTTACAGTTCTGCCCAGCTGCAGGATGCCGTGTCTCATAAACCAAGCCAGCGGAGTGAACTTAGCCTTCATCAGAACATCTTGTGTTACAGCTGGCCCCAGAATACAAGAGAGAAACAGTCCCTGAAGGATCCCCAAATACTTTATAAACTACGCTCTTACTAcagtttgtattgtggtagtgcacTAGGCACTGTATGTTATCAggtgtatttcagtagcacccaGGAGTCACAGGCCACAGCCTCACTGTGTTCAGCCCCAGAACAAagacagcccttgccccaaagTGCCTGCAATCTAAATACATGAAGAGGTAACAGATGGCTATAGACAGGGGAGCAAAAGGAAACCATATCAGCGAGTGTGATGGGCAGTGGTCTCTGTACATCAGCCATTGCCAAGTTTTTTGTAGCACTCATGGCAAAGGAAAGTTGAGAAGGAATCTGAATTAGGACACTAAAGTGGCTTTGCCAATGAGCAGGCAAACGCTACTTCTGTAGATCTCATTCCTGTCGTACCCAAGCACTGCACAATCTTTAATGTCTTTCTACCCACGACCACTGTGAGggaaggaagtgctattatcagCATTTTGTGGAAAAACTGATCTAGTTAAATTGCTGCAACAATCTGGTGTGGATGCAGGCCTACCCCATAAGGGTTTTGAGATCAGCAGACCTTGTTTTGGTAAATTTACCAGCACATCTATATACTACTATAACCACAGCCGCAATAAGGCATGGCAATGATTTAACTacataaatagaagaaaaaatcagtgcaaaaactgtgtctagacaaacccttagacCATGAGCTCTGTAGGACAGGATATCTTTGTTTTATGTCCATACAGCGCCTTGCTCAAAAGGACCCTGCTCCATGACTTGGACTCTTAGGGGTTATTGCAATACAATACCATTGTCAGGCCCATGCATCTAAAAATTAGTCATCACAATGAAAAAAAGTCATGAGGTTGGCTTAAAGtcatcagatttctttaaaataacagttctttttatttgatttctcACATGGGTACTATGGGGGTTCACTTCTTCAAGCTTTTCACCACAAGCTCAAGGACTAGAGTTGTCACCAGTCTAGGTTTCCCCCAGGATCATCCCTTTTTTTGTGGTAGTTTCTCCagattaaacagttcagataccaCAGGgtgggttgtggggttttttcggtacctcagaggtggcaaccctaacAGAGGATGGAGAGTTAACTTGAGATTCTCATGTAGTCATGAGACAAGCAGCCaaggtttgggggggaagggagggaagacaAGACACCACGTATCATGAGACTTGCAATGAAACTGCAAGACATCCCCACGTCCCCCCTCAGCCTGACGTTTTCTGGGAGCCAGCTCAACCTGCTTGAAGgaccgggggtggggtgggggctcaatCCCTCCAAATTAACGTGGGGGAGGAATGGGAGGGTGACTCAGTTTAAGAAGCCTATACCAGGTTTTGAGACTCATGCAGGATAactcagaggaggaggaaaggggagaataAGCCCCAAATCCCGCCCAGGCTGAGGATTTGAGAGCTGACCCCCCAAAAAAGCTAAATTTATCCTGAGTCCACGGGGCCATCCCTTGGGTGAGGGGCAGAGGATCCCCTTCCCCTAATTAGCACCCCAGGCTTCCCTCACCCAGAAAGCGCAGCGAGCTCAGCCTTCCCTCCACGCCTTCCAGGAGCAGCTACATGGGTGGCGCCATATTGTATCCTGCGGGGAGCGATCAGGTGACCCCCAtccggccaatgggaggtgccaTGTACAGGGCGGCTAGAGGGACAAACAACTTGGTGGTTGTGACCAAAAAGCGACCGGAAAAGCAGTCTCATTGAgaaggcggggcggggggcagctGAGCTAGAGACTGGGTTAAACAGGAGCCCTGCCAGGTCGGGGGCGTGTCCCTCTTTTGAGGATCATTGTCAGGCTGCTCCCCCTTTAATGAGGCTGCATCATGACTGCAACCCAGGCAGCCTGGTGATAAAAACCACCATGGCACAACACAGGGAGCGGCGTGAGACATCTATCCAGTACCCCGCAAAATGCAGCCATGTCAAGAAAGCCACATGGCAACACGGGTGCAAAACATGCCGCTTTGTGGACTGAGCTATGGttccccaccctgagccccatcGGGATCCAGCAGACTCCCTGAGGTTTGCACATCTCCTGAGGGGTGGAGATCTGTAGCTGGCCCTATCCTCTCCCCTGGAGCAGAGGGGCTCAGTGGGTATAGATCTCTATTCCCATTCCCTAGTCCTCTGCACAggccgggggtgggtggggaggggacagtgtCTGTAACCCTCCCAGCTCATCTCCCCATGTGAGGCTCATTAATTCCTCTGAGAGCCCTCAGCAGCATTCCAGGAAGGGATGGGGATGCTGCAAATTAAGCTGATTCCCCATCCCCACGTCCTCCAGGGTCCCCAGGTGCATGCCAGGCCTGCAGACTCCACAGCTAGACAAGGCCTATTGGCCCATCCTAGTCCTTCCTCACATATGGCTACTCAACTGTCTGTCTCTTCCTCCTGGCCGGGCTTGATTAAGGTGTGTGGGTCCAGAATCCCAGACATTAAAATGACCTTCGAAATACAGAGAGGATCCAAATGCCATCTCAGCAACCCAGATCTGAACACCCTGAAAATGTGGGGCACCCCCAGCAGAACCAGAGCTATAAAAGAGGCAGGGCTCCAGACCCTGCTGGAAAATCCAATCCCTTTCCCAAAAGATCCACCACCACACCCAACTCCTCCTGCCAATCAGGGATGCACCTGGTAGGATCAGGGCCATAAGGGAACATGGGTGAGGAATAATCCAGACACCACCTGGAAAATCCagaccctcaccccctccaattTGGAGGGAACGGTCTCCttatcttccttcctccccttaaGATTTTAAAGGAGTAATTTCTGGAGCCAAATATGGGGGAAGTTTTCCCTAATTGAACCACCCCAATTTTTCTTTCTAAGGGGGCAGTTCTGGGTCCACAATCTGGGGAAACCTCCTAATCTGCCTCCAGAAATTATGGTTTCAAGGGTCAATTCTGCACCCCCCACATATTTGTGTTTTGTTGGGGTCAGTTCTGGATCCAAAATTGGAGGAAACTTCTGCCAATCCAAaccacaaattttattttttggggggtcaATTCTCCTAATCCATTCCTCCCATAGCAatccccccaattttttttttgtaagatgCATTTTgcttctggatccaaacttcctAAGCATGGTACCTGCCTCTTCTATATATTTGTTGAGTCTGACCCTCTCTTTTCATAGGATTTACCTGCACCAAACTTTATATATTTCTCTGTTTAAATTtgtatataattataatatattgACTCTATACACATATGTTTATGATAGATAAttactttatatatatttataaaattatacatatatatacgtTTAGTGCTAGGATActaaatgtttatatatatatatgggtgtgtgtgtgtaagtttaCACTGATATatataaaaggaaggaaaaagttTAATGCAGACAAGTACATGCATACATTTAGGGCAGAGAAAATATATGTATGATCCTATTATTCTGATATATAGCTACATATATTATTTCTGTGTACTAAACTTCGTATATATATATTGTTGTGCTAAAAcatacatataatattttaatcatATGACTTTATATAGATGTTTATTAAatgatatatagagagagaaagttAATGCTAGGATATGAAATTTACCCTGCATATATAAATATGGAGGGAATAAGTTTAGTGCAGAGAAATTATATATGTACAATAGAATCATGATTCTATTCGTATCTGTATATACACATAACTTTTCTGCTCTTTACTTTATCTGTATATTGTTGCtgtattaaaattatataatCATGTTATGACTTTATATATATGGTTAGCACTAGGATACTGACTTTTGAGCATACTGTAAAAAAGTTTACTGCAGAGAAGTTACATAGAATAATATTATTCTGTGCGTATATACACTAGATGCACAGGATTCTGTTACTCTAACCCCATGcacccccatctctctccccctctgcaacCCTGCCCAGGGATCAGCCCCAGACTTAACGCAGAGGCATTTTCCTGCCAGcccaggagatgggggagggggccatgctcctgggcccagcagggagcagccagcTCAGGGCTCGGCTAGCCGCGCCTGGGCGTGTGTGCGCCTGATGCAAGGGGAGGCCCGGCTGGCGGCGGCCGCTGCCGCATCGGAGCGCTCGGCCCTCGGCTGAGCCGGCCTGGGCTGGCAAtgaatggctgctgctgctgcgaggCGAGGGCGAGCTGAGCCCTGCGCGGAGACCGCCCCGTGCACAGGTGAGAGCGGCCTGCGCCCCCTGATCCTGGGGGGAGCTGCCCTGCGCCCCTCTGCTGCAACCCCTGATCCTGGGGGGAGCTGCCCTGcgcccctctgctgcaccccctgatcCTGGGGGGACCTGCCCTGtgcccctctgctgcacccccactgcaccccctggtcctggggggagctgccctgcgcccctctgctgcaccctgaaTCCTGGGGGGACACTGCCCTGTGCCccttctgctgcaccccacttGCACCCCTGGTCCTGGGGGCTGCCCTCTGCgccccctctgctgcaccccctctGCAACCCCCTGGTCTGGGGGGAGCTGCCCCTGTGCCCCTTCTGCtgacccccactgcaccccttggTCCCGGGGAGCTTGCCCTGCGCCCCTCTGCTGCAACCCTGATACTGGTGGAGCTGCCTCTGCGCCCCTCCTGCTGCACCGCCTGATCCTGGGGGGACCTGCCCTGTGCCCCTCTGCTGCAACCCCACTGCACCCCTGGATCTCTGGGGGGAGCTTGCCCTGTGCCTCTActcaccccctctgcaccccctgGTCCTGCGGGAGCTGCCCTGCGCCCTCTGCTGCAACCCCTTGATTACTGGGGGGAGCTGCCCTGTgccccctctgctgcacccccacgCACCCCGCATCCTGGACTCTCTGGGACCTGCTCCTTGCATGTCTGCggcctccctgctcccctgcaccCCTTCTGGGCGCCCTGCGCTCTACCCCCACTGCATGGATCTCGGGAGCTTGCTGTGCGCTCGCTACACACCTCTGCACTCTGTCGAGGCAGCTTGCTGCCCCTGCGGAACCCCTGCATGCCTGATCGGGGCTTGCCCGCACGCCTGCTCGCACCCGAAGCCACTGCCGCCCTCTCTGTGAATACCTTGCGCGAGCACCCACTGGTTTCCTAGGGCTACAATCTTCGCTGGCACCCCCCTTCTCACGCCTGGGGAACTGCACCGCGTCGCGGCCCGTGTCACCCTGACTGCACCCCTGCTCTGGCTGGGGAGCTCCCTGTGCCCActtgctgcaccccctgctgcacaCCTTGATCCTGGTGGTGATCGCTTGGGCCTGCGCCGCTCTCTAGCACCCCTCTGCTGCGCACCCCCTGATCCTGGGGGGACCTGCCCTGTGCCCTCGCACCTgcaccccccactgcacccccctgGACTCTTGCATCCTGGGGGGAGCTGCCCATGcgcccctctgctgcaccccctctgcaccccctgATCCTGGGGGGAGCTGCATGGTTGGCAGAGATCTGGGTGGCGCAGCGcccccctctgctgcacccacTCTGCACCCTGGTCTGCGGGGAGCTGCCCTgcgccctctgctgcaccccttggtcctgggggagctgccctgcccccttctgctgcacccccactgcacccccccctggtcctggggggagctgccctgcgcccctctgctgcaccccctggtcctgggggagctgccctgtgcccctctgctgcacccctgatcctggggggagctgccctgcgcccctctgctgcacccctctgcACCCCCTGGTCCTGGGGGGACCTGCCCTGTGCCCCCTCTGCTCTGCAACCCCACTGCCAcccctgatcctgggggaccaccctgcacccctctgctgcacccccactGACCCCCTGGTCCTGGGGGACCTCCTGTCCCCTCTGCGCATCCCCACTGCACCCCTGGTCCTGGGGGGACTGCCCTGtgcccctctgctgcaccccctctGCACCGACTGATCCTGGGGGAGCTGTCTGcgcccctctgctgcacccccactgcaccccctggtCCTGGGGGAGCTGCCTGCGCCCCCTACTGCACCCCCTGTCCTGGGGAGCTGCCCTGCGCCCCTCGCTGGCACCCCTACTGCACccctggctggggggagctgcctgcgcccctctgctgcaccccactgcaccccctggtCCTGGGGGACCTGCCCTGTGCcatctgctgcaccccctgatcCTGGGGGGACTGCCCTTGTGGCCCCTCTGCtgacccccactgcacccctggTCCTGGGGGACCTGCCCTGcgcccctctgctgcacccccactgcacccctgtcctgggggagctgccctgcgcccctctgctgcaccccactgcaccccctgaGGTCCTGGGTGGGACCTGCAAGCCCTggtcccccgccccccctgctCCTGGGAGGAGCCTGGCCTCGTGCATTCCCTGCACCCCCTGATCTGGGGGACTGCCCTGCGCCCTCTGCTGCAACCCTGATCCTGGGGGGACCTGCTCTGccaccctctgctgcacccccactgcaccccctggtCCTGGGGGAGCTGCCCTCGCgccccctctgctgcaccctctgcACCCCCTGGTCCTGGGGGGACCTGCCCTGcgcccctctgctgccccctccatCCTGGGGGACCTGCCCTGcgcccctctgctgcacccctggtCCTTGAGGGGGACCTGCCCTGCCGCCCTCTGTGCACCCCCTGATCTCTGGGGACCTCCTGCGCCCTCTCTGCTGCCCCCGGCTCCTGGGGGACCTGCCTGtgcccctctgctgcaccccctgatcCTGGGGAGCTGCCCTgcgccctctgctgcacccccgctgcacccccactgcacccctggTCCTGGGGGGACCTGCCACTggcccctctgctgcaccccctcgCACCCCCTGGTCCTGAGGggacctgccctgccccctctgctgcaccccattgCACCCCCTGGTCTTGGGGGAGCTGCCCTGcgcccctc
This DNA window, taken from Chelonoidis abingdonii isolate Lonesome George chromosome 26, CheloAbing_2.0, whole genome shotgun sequence, encodes the following:
- the TRMT1 gene encoding tRNA (guanine(26)-N(2))-dimethyltransferase isoform X3, whose product is MKAKFTPLAWFMRHGILQLGRTVTNQLARRGRRFPPPEDLPAKKLCPSKDMEGECPQEANGSHPEQHEERPPTSDLAMDAGSCTGPVKTGETVITEGKAKIIFPSANEVFYNPVQEFNRDLTCAVITEFIRLQLSAKGIQIAVPGEEKIEKVVVDLSEGEEAESEPAPDGEGAAQAAAVGEVCKEGVRILEALAASGLRSIRFAKEVPGLQAVVANDFSSKAVELMARNIQFNGVGHLVTSSLADARMLMYQQKAEKHPFDIIDLDPYGSPAIFLDAAVQAVSEGGLLCVTCTDMAVMAGNSGETCYSKYGAMSIKGKFCHEMALRIILHSLDLRANCYQRYIVPLLSVSADFYIRVFVRVFTGQATVKASASKQALLYNCVGCGTHQFQRLGKMTGHGSNFKYSSASGPPVGPSCEHCHQRHQLGGPMWAEPLHDQAFVQRVLSALGSNLGRFGTQDRIQGVLSMVTEELSDVPLYYTLDSLSSTIHCNTPSLLQFRSALLHAGYRVSLSHACKNAIKTDAPPSVLWDIMRCWERLHPVKRERLSDTSPAFHILSVEPTGGISTSLQDKRKLHQNKRKERAGDRSQVKNIPCKRLKEGSGAGAEKCCPSPEAAPEAVKTDSPPQ
- the TRMT1 gene encoding tRNA (guanine(26)-N(2))-dimethyltransferase isoform X2 codes for the protein MKAKFTPLAWFMRHGILQLGRTVTNQLARRGRRFPPPEDLPAKKLCPSKDMEGECPQEANGSHPEQHEERPPTSDLAMDAGSCTGPVKTGETVITEGKAKIIFPSANEVFYNPVQEFNRDLTCAVITEFIRLQLSAKGIQIAVPGEEKIEKVVVDLSEGEEAESEPAPDGEGAAQAAAVGEVCKEGVRILEALAASGLRSIRFAKEVPGLQAVVANDFSSKAVELMARNIQFNGVGHLVTSSLADARMLMYQQKAEKHPFDIIDLDPYGSPAIFLDAAVQAVSEGGLLCVTCTDMAVMAGNSGETCYSKYGAMSIKGKFCHEMALRIILHSLDLRANCYQRYIVPLLSVSADFYIRVFVRVFTGQATVKASASKQALLYNCVGCGTHQFQRLGKMTGHGSNFKYSSASGPPVGPSCEHCHQRHQVSPLLPPMHPTLIRPGTLPLPALFSPPAGWPHVGRAPPRPSLCPEGPVGLGEQPGTVRDTGSDPGGAQHGDRGAERRPVVLHPRLPEQHHPLQHPLPAAVQICPPPCRLPRVALPRLQERHQDGCAALRPLGHHEMLGETPSCEERATLRHQPSLPHPLRGAHGGHLHLPAGQEEAASEQAEGESRGQEPGEKHPLQEAQGGERCRG